The Nicotiana tomentosiformis chromosome 2, ASM39032v3, whole genome shotgun sequence genome includes the window agagaggcagttgaaagatcatcaaagggaatggggttaaggtctaggacaagtcatcatgacggtaactctacctagcagactggagatctcacaagctaggttcaaagagatcaaagaaAGTTATGAATtatggttcaacattgtcaaataactcaacccattctcgtgatgaaaacaatgttcagaaatcaaggtaaagcattaaggttttttgatgagtcaacaaagcttacaggttttttaatgatttgctaagtctggtaggatatgaccagatagtgtgtctataggattacacgtttagaaattacctatgtgagtgtgaagtgtaagccgcttcaaggggaatgaaagtaaaggttcattctctaagcactcatgaaatcaggcggtgttcatggctgaaacgaacacaaccgtgagaaccatagatggttaaggattgactgtgtgacttatgttgtctaggtatacaacaaagcttgacggttcaaaaatatcaaatctaccgattgaccgagtatatccgatataagttcactacggaaaatttaaagggaaacctacttatccagatgcaattaattcttgcatgtaaaacacacacgcgtccgtgcattcctttattttatagccattccccattcatgtgggagattgttgggattttaagcttgtgtagcttaaagagggtgaatgagaaatggaggaaaaataaaatatttgagttttccttgggaaagggacattgtcccatatcggaggaagaaaaggcttttgatgggtatatatatataattgctcttcttctagctcttaaagagttaggaaaaaggcaagcctcgcgccgtcgtcgctcgctcggctaggctacggcttcggcttcggattcggtcaaagatcgattgattgattaattaatcTTTTTGGTCAAAGTAGTAAATATAGATTAATCAATCTATATTTACAATCTTttccatggctgtttctgaaaggttcaGAAACATTGCcatcaactctataaatagagtttgaatcccagaatctttccttacgaaattttctgagtttcttcttcttcttcttctgcacaatcttTTCCAgtgcgttttacgaccattgagtggttcgcagttcatcagagttttggtaccaatacactggtgagttaaatcgttctatcctaggaggatatattccagcacctcgggtacttgaggggaataatttccttaaggacacactgtatattcagtgggctcgatttattcctatactattttttttaattatttgttttccataatctattttgttaaataagtattactaactttctgttttgttttttcagaaagtttaattgtttattacagcaatacagaataataacagtAAGTTTTGTCACTCTATCAAACTCACCCGTTTTATTTACCTCATGGGGTAAACAAATGGGAACCTACTAAGAATATTGAGattctcaaatcacacaaaatctTAACCTACCAAATTTCAATCAAGTTCTAAAGAATAATTTGAATTAAGTAATTAGTGTCTCTTCTACCAAGCTCGGGATCCATTTCTTCATGTTATATGCTCGCACACTCACTGGCGGAGCCAGGATCTCCGCGAAGGAGTTCAAGAAAAAAAAATCGTAGCTAGTGGTAATTAAACTTATGACCTTTTAAAGATTTTGAACCCTCTTGACCACTAAGCTACACTTTTGGGCTGTGTCAAGGGGTTTAAAACttaatatatagaggtaaaaaatagattttgccttatatatacagtgtaatttttcggcgaagggggTTGAATGAACCCTTCCGCCCCAAAATTCGCCCCTGCTCGCACTAGAAATGTAATCTAAAGTTACAAAACATTATATTATCCATATATCTACAAAAACTCCCCCACCAACTCACCAAAATCAAACTTCCCATTGCAGCACTCCACAGCATTGACTACTTCTTGAAATGCATTAACACTGCATGGCACTACCAGTCCACTTCTTTGCTCAAAGCCAAACTCATTGTACGTTTTCTCCAACAAAATCTTGAACAATGGATGTGAAAGATAGCTCGTTGGCACCACGAATCGTTCACGTTCTTCCCCTACGTAGATAGCTAAGTTTCCTGTTGGTGTTGAGGATTTAGAATTTGTAAGAGACCACTGATCTTCGTCGTCTTTAATAAGCAAGTACTCAACATGTTGTGGTCGCTGACGATAAATAGTACTGGTTATGAACTTAGCCTTCTTGGCTAGTTTCTTCACTGAAACAAACTTCTTGATCCCTAGCATTTTCCCCTTTGGATTTAGGCAAGAATTTGGATTGGAAAAAGGAGAGGTGGAAGAGGGGAATGGAGAGAAGAAAGCTTAAGGGAAAGAAGTAAAATTTCTTGACTATTCACTAAAAGAAAAAGGTGAGTGGCGATGTTTTTTGTAGTGTGGTAGGTTGCTGAGAATTTGTCAAAGAAAACTATGATTGTcgttgtttatttatttttagagatatactttttaaatatttttgacttGTCAATAGTTAAAAGCAATTAATAGATAATTAGAAATCAACACCTAGCCAATTTAAACGAAGACAACCTATTGTCTATTTGGATGGTATATTACTCGACAATAAGAAATTCGTTAgaacaataaataattttcaaaaaacaaACCTTTGTTAGGTAAATGGATGGAGGAGATCAAGAGTTAGTTCTATAAAAAATGCTTGCAACCACTAAAATAGTTTCGTTAAATCAAATACTAAGTACCAGCAACTACTTAACCGATGGATTAATTTAAAAGAAACTTTAGTTATAaccaaaacaacaaaaatatataCCTTTGTATGATtgaatcaaaaaataaaaaataaaaaaaatcaagaatCATGGTTTAGTTGAAGGGCTGAACTTAATTCCTTGCCAAACTAAAAAACATTTAAAGAGTGAGGTTTTTCTATGTTACATAAACTAGAAAAATCATTTATCACCAACTCATCAATTTGTTGGACGGCGGAACGGCAAATCTAAGAAGCGCTACGAAAAGTATTTATTATAATAAACCCTTTCAATATTAGTCACTTAATTAGGTAAATAAAATTAGTCAAACTACCGAACTTAAAAGATGTAAAGGACAAGAAAATCTTAAATGTGGAGACCCCAAAACGTGTGGAGAGGGCAAAATAGAGAATTGGGCAAATTAATGAAAGATTTAAATTACATATACCGATAATATAAGATTTACCGAAACAGTTTAACATGTTATTATAGATAACTTATGCTTAAATATTTTTTGGGCTACCAATCAATACTAATCAACGACTCTACTGGAGAGATGACAAATGCATAGTTAAATTGGGAATATCTCCATCCTTAGTGGTCGTTTACCCAGAAATTAAGGTATGAGAGAAACAAAGAAAACAGCTGTTTTGAGATTTTTTAAGAAATAGCTGATCGCGACTTCAACATCGTCACAAGATCAGAACATTCCTTGTGATTTTTTGACTTTATTTGATTGTATATTATTTCCTAACTTAGCTGCATAAAATGATCAGTAAAAAAAATCGTACCTGCTGATTCTCGGAAAGGAGCATCACAGAATTTTCATTCAAGCATATATAAAGATGCTTCCATAagattcttcttcacaaataaaaaattcaatatcattttattaattctattattatatttattttaccCTTATTTTGAAGTGATAGAAGATTTGCCAGACGTATTCCAGTCTACTTGTCAAGCTGGATGAATTTTCATATATACACAAGATTAAAAAAGGTTTGAAATTCCCCAGTAGTCAAGCTTTGGAAATTTTATAAGGGACACGAGAAAGTGCGATATTTAGTTTATAGTGTTACTACTCCTACAGTCCTACTACTTTAGATATCTTTTTCATAGGAGTTGGGTAAACAAAATACAAAGAGATATgtaaataaaatatcaaaaaaaattgtagaaaattaTAAGTGAGCATGGATCATTTCATCGAGAAAGTAAATTATGTAACTTACACTGTGTTTctcttatttattttaatttttttttctaacaAAAAAATAGTTAGAGCAATTGGAAAGCACAATATTATATAGGAGTATTATCGCATGGCCCCTAAGCTCCTTTATTGTTATTCATCGTCGAAATAATCCTTATATTGTAATCTCCGGTCTCCACCTAATTTTATGTAtgaaaattgattttcttgttgTCTTTGGCTCAAATAAAGATCTAGGGGTGAAATTTGAAAAGCATGGATGGCACTCTTGGACTCTTGGTTTTATCATAGTCAAAATACATAAGTTGGCACCTAAACTATACACCAAATCACTGTTACACACTTTCTGAGGACATATACCATATTAAACACGCAACCTTTTAAAATTGTGCCTAATACATACTACTTTTGCCAGATGTCACGCGCGTGTTTAACAAAAAAAATGAGCGCGTCAAACCAATGTCTAAATCTTATTTGTCCCCTTTTTTTTGTTGATTTAATAattaaatgaaaagaaaaagatatccATGCCTTCTTCCCCATTTGGAGCCCCTATCGTCTCTGAAATCTGGCGACAACCGCAACCTCCTCATCTCCTCCCTTTTGCATCTCCTTTAAGAATATGTCAACCATAACTCGTAATGCCGGCAACGACCTCAAGCAACGAGCCGGGAACTCCATTGCCAGGTCGTTAGTTCCAATGTCAGTTCATGGTCGACGAGCTCAGATCTTCTTCGTGTGAGTGGCGTTATCAGATCTTTCGGGCAAGCTGGTGTTCTTCATTCAAATCTGGTCTCGTTTGATTAAAAAAGGCAAACGACGGTGACCTCCATTTCCCGGCCACTGTTATAGTGGCAAACCTATCAGTAGCAATGGCGATTCCACAgcaaacaaaacaaacaaaaccTAGAAActaaaaaatggtgaaaattttATAGAGTAAGGAGAAATAGTATAGTAGAGAAGAACAAAGATGATGAAGAAAGTGGGTCATTAAAGAAAGAAGAATTTAAGTATGGTGGCTTTCTTATGAGGGAGAAAGAGACGAGGAAAGAGAAATTGGTTTAagtgtttaattttttttttaaaaaaattactaaCACGTGTCATGACGTTATTGGTGCATGACACTACGCTTATTCTCAAAAATTGGTCAAGAAAAAAGTGGTGTACTAGGTACAATTTTAAAAGATTGCGTGTGTAATATGATATATGTCCTTAGAAAGTATGTAACAAGGATTTGGGGTATAGTTTAGGTACCAACATATATATTTTGCCTTTATAATACTACTAGCATTTTTCGTAAACATACGTCACCTAATGGTGATTTGTAAAATTTGCTACTTTCACAGGCGCTAAAACCTCCCAAAATTTTTGTATTTAACGTTCAATTCATATACTATTTTATACACTTCTATACGTACATTAAACTAACGAAAGGCTAAGATGAAGCTTAAATTAAATAGGATTATCTTAGTAGTCGCCTTCCCCCTATCCACATACAATACTTATCTCTACAAAACAAAGTACAATTTTTTTTGGTTGTAATTAACGTAATATCATTGTTACGATAGATTGAATAATATGGCTAAATAAGATGTAGGGCTAGCTGGAAATATTAACATGCAGTTCAACCGGGTAAAGGCTCAAAATTTAAGACAAGTTAAAATAGGTCTCGACATAGATTTGAGTCAAGTTAAGTGTGCATAATATATGTTATCgagtgtttaccctaaaaaccGGATAATAATTGAATATATATGTGGTTTGAAGGATATgcagattaattcaat containing:
- the LOC104088289 gene encoding auxin-responsive protein SAUR21-like, encoding MLGIKKFVSVKKLAKKAKFITSTIYRQRPQHVEYLLIKDDEDQWSLTNSKSSTPTGNLAIYVGEERERFVVPTSYLSHPLFKILLEKTYNEFGFEQRSGLVVPCSVNAFQEVVNAVECCNGKFDFGELVGEFL